TCTGCTCTCAGCTCCCTCCTACACGCAGCCTCCGGCTTTTACGGTAGGCTGCTCTTGTTTGCTTGGAACAtttcccccccgccccccctatGCTCCGCCTCTGTAACAGTCCAGATAAGAAGTCACCACTCACAACCACTACCACACTTCCACTTTCCCAGTGATTTCATAATACTTTTTCTGGAAGTTACAATGTCTTGAAATAAGGCGCGCGGGTCACACCACTTCCatatcaagataatgtcaccGAGGAAATTCTTTAAAGTTCATTTGCAGCGTGGGATCAAGTGCAGAcagttatctcaccccactgcaGATGCTTccacttgtttaaagaaaaaataacattttgagacTCAATACCACACTAAATGACTTGACAAGATGGATATGATATTGCAGTGTAGTGGTTGTCAAAGTGGAATCCGGGGTTCCTTAGAGTTTAGTGTGTGTCCCCAGCAAAATCAAGAGtatctttttaaaaaagaagagaaagggcagagagagaaaaggaagtgAGGAGAGTTGGCCTacgttctctttctctctctcacactctcacacacacacactcacactgttcaGCACTCCAAAAATGCATTAACtacaatttcaaattttctttttttaatgcaaaagccagaaaagaaaaaacaaaaagaagttGTTGACTTGAAAAAGTCCTTAAGCCAAACAGGCTATCAAATCAAATATACCCATTCAATCCAAAGGTGGCTCCATTCATTGCTTCTATGGTAGCTATAACCATTATTATCCACCAGATCTGGATCCAAGAGGTGCATCGTGTGACATTGGTTGACCTAAGCATATAAATgtcaacatttaaaaaagaaatatatatatacaccacAAAGAAGCAAAGGatacaaacaaaccaaaagtaaaagtaattgtCCACATTAACAGTGTGTAATATAGTAATTTTCACCACTAACATTTCACCATCTCAAGTTCAAAAAGCCTGCTTTAGTCCTAATAAAGCAGCATTAATAATTTTAGAATTATCCACAACATATTAGAAAACTCATAGGTTTCCTCAGTGCCATAACATTTTCACGACCAAGGTAGTGATCAACCAAGGAGGTGTATAGAAATGTACAGGCCTCCTACACCACTCTACATTCCTGAAGAAGCAATGTATCGGGCGAGAAGTAGTCTGCATTTGGTCAAAGTCTGCACCTGCACCCTACTCTACATCCTACTCTAAGCAGCACAAGGTTGATGTGTGTGCCTAGCAGTGCATCTGTTGTTTGGGTCGGTATTATCATGTGGGTTTACCCattatcattttcattattaaaTTGTTTGTTACCTATCAGTGATTTGCTatgtttgtgcatttattttatgaaaataCAAGTgcatacagtaggcctacatatatGCGTGTGCACTGTTCATCAACACCTGAAATCATTCATAAATTATGAACATCAGacttcatatatatatttcctCTCAATGGCCATCACTATGCAGTAACATCAGAAGCAGCAGAAATTAGTGATTTAAAGGGATACAATGAGATTTTGCATTTTAGttggttgtttttcttcagaCACTTGCCACAGTGGgggaaaatgtttcaaaatctaTACTTCAGTTGTGTTGTTGACCTAATTAAAATGAAGGGGTAACATTAGCCACAACCATGCAGCTAGTTCAAGTAGGTTTCAATAAGGAAGGCTAACAATACTAATAATTTTAGGGAAACATTAGAACAAATGTAGAAACATTTTCCCCAtaatgtgagagaaagagaaagaaaaagaaagaaaaacagccaactaaatatacaaatgtcaaGCTATACCTTCAGCAGTGATTTCTATTTGTGTAATAAGGCTGTAAGTAAAGTCACATCATTATTTTACCTacaattaaatgtattaactggaacacacattcacagttacTTAATTATCACACTTTCATAACAAGCCATACCCTGATTAAAGCCATATTACACAAGCAAAGGTGCTCACATATCATGTAGCCCAGAACTGTCAGTGCACAACCAGCAGGACCCAAGGAAGAACGGCTTTCACCTTGGTGAAGTTTGAATAAACTTAACAATTGTAACAATGTTAACAATCATCAGCTAAGCAGAAAATGAGGAGCACTAAGTCACTGATTTTACATCATGTGGAAACCCAActtctcatcttctcccttTTGTGCCAGATTTTGACAGAAGAAAAGTCACTCTTTGTTGTCACTTTGTAACCTCTGATGAATCATCCATTTGTTTGAAATCAAATAGCTGAATGAAGTGCTTGGGGTAAGAGAGGTCACAGGTCTTTTAGCCCTCCGTGTAACTTGCCCTCTTCTGTGACAAACAGGTCAAATTGAAGTTGCCCTTAGGCACAAGTCTAGGATACATATAGTGTCAACATGTCCTGACCTAAACCAGTGGGGGAAAACTGACCACAGACCTGTGTCTAGCAGCAACTTCATCTAACCTCTGAAATGGTAAACGGCATCACACAGTGGAAATTTCTCTCCCACGTCTGACATATCCAGGTCACATAGGTAGTAAGtggtcatctctctcttctggcTCATCCTCCAAGGGCTCTGTGGCCACACCCCTGTAAGTCGGTGCTTCCTCTCGACTGCGTGACCGGCACACAAAGTCACACCCATCCTGTGACAAACagatggaggggaagaaggatattgtgaaaaaaataataataatcacatcaCATGGGCTTGATCATTTACTGAAACCATCAATCAAACCACTGTTGCTCTAATTGAACCAGCCTTACCGCTGTCAGATTGCCAACCTCCACCCAGAAAGCATAGTTTGGGAACTGCTCCATCCCTTTGGCTCCAACAACCAATCGCTGGTAGAGGAATCCTCCGATGAGGTACACAGCCAGGAGACAAACGCCACTGAAATAAGAGAGGGGTCATCATCACCCATCACTTATAATGATTTATGCTACAACATTAGGAGTTTTTGTGTcattacagactgtttttactCACATTATGAGTATTATGGAGCCAGTGCTGAGCTGCTGGGGAGGAAGAGCTGGACACACTGCACTGGAGTCCAGCTCAAACAGGTAGAAACACTCCtgatctctctccctgtcctccagAATCACCTCCAGCTGGCTCTGAGGGGATagaaagagatggggagagacaaagacaagcaCTAGGTAACACAAACTAAGAAAAGCAGGAGGGTGCAAGTTTATACCTCACAGCAGGGAAGCATCAGTCACCATTTCTTTTCCAAAATTTGGTGATCTAACAACCACCCAATCTCTGTAAACTCTTTTACCATGTCCGTCTTCCTGTTGCAGTAGATCATCACAATGGCTTTCCTTGTTTCCTTGGAGCAATGTGCATCATAGCTGTCTCCGTTTCTGTACATCAGCATCACCCAGTCACCTGTAGGGGCAGGAAAGTGTCAGAAGAGACACAGAGGTACAGATCTAAAGAAAGCTAGACCTATGTTCAGAATTAATTTAAGAATGAACAGTAAACAATTCTCAAGCTATGGGCTTCTTAGGGACATATATTATTTGAAAACATAGCTTAACTATGCAACCCATTATCCCAAAGTTCAGCTGGTTAGAATTCCCCCACCTTCTTATGTCCTTTAGAGGACATCAGATCAGAACTATATCAGGATACTGTAGTCTATAATTGTTTCAGTTTGCAGATACTTACTTCCACCGATGGCCTGTGTTGAATTATACCTGCCAACTATTGTTGGCTTCTGTGACTTGTCCAACTGAATGACCCCAGCTCCTTGGATGCCCCCTGCATCCCCACATAACTTGAACACGTATGTGTAGCTCTCATCTCCATTCTTTGTCTGTACAGTGAAGCTGTCAACATGAGAACAAATCCCAACAAAGAAACAATAATATTTAAGTCACACAGACATGAGATTGGTGTAAAAGACAAATACTGAATGACAAAAGGCAATCAAGCAAAATACTGCTGTCAGAAATAGTTTACATATTCCATaagtgcttcttcttctgcattaTCAAGAGTTTCAAGAGTGATTTCTATGAATCCTTTTATTGTCAGGTATGCAATCTGCTTACTGCAACTTTTATGACATTACATAGGCCAGTACACTGAGTCACTTCTTACTTATTATTGGTAAGTGGCTCTAGCCGACTGAGGACTTTCCGCTCTGACACGGACTCAGAGAACAGTTTACAGTTCTTGGTGTTGTTGCTGACGAGTGCCCCACTCCCACACAGGACCAGCTCAACAGCCAGGGTCCACAGCAGGAAGGCCACTCCCGTGGGTCTGTTTAACACCTGGCACAAATGTATGGGAAAATAATGAACAGACACAATAAATTATTAATGCCACTAAAAGAGCAAATCCACTAACTCTGATAAATTCAAGTCGATCTATTATATATAGCCTATTAACACCTTGAACTAATCACCCATCAATTTACccacaattaattaaaaattgAAAGGTCAAATTGTATATCTCGTGTTGACTACAGGCAGCAGGCGCATGCAATAACTTCCTGAACTACAAGTCCATAACTAGGAAGTACAATACAAAGACGTCATAactttaaacagaaaaaaaagtgatgtttgCAAAACATGAAAGCAGGAAATAAAGTTGTGAAACGACACATTTTGAGCCATCACTGAATATATGTGCATACAAGAAGCGCCAAATGAATGATTACTGACATGAATTCCTCTCCGCATGAGGCAATATCACGGTTGAGCTAAGTTCCCTGTGCAAACGCATTATCTGCAAAAGCAGACAGTATCAGCCTACCACACTCTGTGAAAGCTTGAATAATGTTAAACCCTTGGCTGAGTTGCTTTGTGGACCTACCTTCATGAGTTCTTCCAGCGGGA
The Centroberyx gerrardi isolate f3 chromosome 12, fCenGer3.hap1.cur.20231027, whole genome shotgun sequence genome window above contains:
- the m6pr gene encoding cation-dependent mannose-6-phosphate receptor isoform X1 produces the protein MKVLNRPTGVAFLLWTLAVELVLCGSGALVSNNTKNCKLFSESVSERKVLSRLEPLTNNNFTVQTKNGDESYTYVFKLCGDAGGIQGAGVIQLDKSQKPTIVGRYNSTQAIGGSDWVMLMYRNGDSYDAHCSKETRKAIVMIYCNRKTDMSQLEVILEDRERDQECFYLFELDSSAVCPALPPQQLSTGSIILIIGVCLLAVYLIGGFLYQRLVVGAKGMEQFPNYAFWVEVGNLTADGCDFVCRSRSREEAPTYRGVATEPLEDEPEERDDHLLPM
- the m6pr gene encoding cation-dependent mannose-6-phosphate receptor isoform X2, producing the protein MLMYRNGDSYDAHCSKETRKAIVMIYCNRKTDMSQLEVILEDRERDQECFYLFELDSSAVCPALPPQQLSTGSIILIIGVCLLAVYLIGGFLYQRLVVGAKGMEQFPNYAFWVEVGNLTADGCDFVCRSRSREEAPTYRGVATEPLEDEPEERDDHLLPM